The Phoenix dactylifera cultivar Barhee BC4 chromosome 17, palm_55x_up_171113_PBpolish2nd_filt_p, whole genome shotgun sequence genome contains a region encoding:
- the LOC103716803 gene encoding serine carboxypeptidase-like 34 has translation MAIFSFSSIFLFTFLLSSSTLVESRKLLHCEESSQQLADIVDRLPGQPAVNFRQYAGYVTVNETHGRALFYWFFEAAEDVDKKPVLLWLNGGPGCSSIGYGEAEELGPFLMQKGVPELRFNGESWNKEANLLFLESPVGVGYSYTNTSSDLNMLGDEITANDSYTFLVNWFKRFPQFKTHDFYIAGESYAGHYVPQLAEKIFDANKNGDKDNYINFKGFMIGNALLDDDTDQTGMIDYAWGHAVISDQLYHKIKKGCNFSDPGETKTCNGLMEEFYAAYDIIDMYSLYTPTCAEDNNSTSSHQQGKIRGSKFRFSKYKLWHGRLAGYDPCVSDYSEVYFNRPDVQKALHANVTKIGYNWTHCSDVILEWNDSPASMLPTLRKLINGGIRVWVYSGDTDGRIPVTSTRYSLNKLGLNTTQEWTPWYTSQQVGGWRSVYDGLTFVTVRGAGHQVPTFAPKQARQLVEHFLANKQLPSSPF, from the exons ATGGctatcttctccttctcctcaatCTTTCTCTTtaccttcctcctctcctcctcgacCCTTGTTGAGTCTAGAAAACTGCTACACTGCGAGGAATCATCTCAACAGTTGGCCGACATCGTCGACCGGCTCCCCGGGCAGCCTGCGGTGAACTTCCGGCAGTATGCAGGGTATGTGACCGTCAATGAGACCCATGGAAGGGCACTCTTCTATTGGTTCTTCGAGGCCGCTGAGGACGTCGACAAGAAACCTGTGCTTCTTTGGCTCAATGGAG gaCCTGGCTGTTCTTCCATTGGATATGGAGAGGCAGAGGAGCTTGGCCCTTTCTTGATGCAGAAGGGCGTGCCAGAGCTCAGATTTAATGGAGAGTCCTGGAACAAAG AGGCTAATTTGCTTTTCCTGGAGTCACCTGTTGGCGTGGGATATTCTTACACAAACACAAGCTCTGACTTGAATATGCTTGGTGATGAAATCACTG CAAACGATTCATATACATTTCTTGTCAATTGGTTCAAGAGGTTTCCACAGTTCAAAACCCATGACTTCTACATTGCTGGAGAGAGCTATGCAG GGCATTATGTTCCACAACTTGCGGAGAAGATCTTTGATGCAAACAAGAATGGTGATAAGGATAATTACATCAATTTCAAAGGTTTCATG ATTGGTAATGCATTGTTGGATGATGATACGGATCAGACGGGAATGATAGACTATGCCTGGGGTCATGCTGTCATCTCTGATCAACTGTACCATAAAATCAAGAAGGGCTGTAATTTTAGTGATCCAGGAGAAACCAAGACTTGTAATGGTCTAATGGAAGAATTCTATGCAGCTTATGATATCATTGACATGTACAGCTTATATACCCCTACATGTGCTGAAGATAACAATTCCACCTCTTCTCATCAGCAAGGAAAGATCAGGGGCAGCAAGTTCAGGTTCTCCAAATAT AAACTGTGGCATGGGAGGTTGGCTGGCTATGATCCCTGTGTCTCTGACTACTCCGAAGTATACTTCAACCGACCAGATGTCCAAAAAGCTCTGCACGCCAATGTCACAAAGATTGGATACAACTGGACTCATTGCAG CGATGTGATCCTTGAATGGAATGACTCCCCAGCTTCCATGCTCCCAACCCTTCGGAAACTCATTAATGGAGGAATTAGAGTTTGGGTATACAG CGGCGACACTGATGGAAGAATTCCTGTCACCTCAACGAGATACTCATTGAACAAGCTTGGCCTCAACACCACTCAAGAATGGACACCATGGTACACGAGCCAACAG GTTGGTGGCTGGAGAAGTGTTTACGACGGACTGACGTTTGTCACGGTCCGTGGCGCCGGGCATCAAGTTCCAACGTTTGCACCGAAGCAAGCACGACAACTTGTCGAGCATTTCTTGGCAAACAAACAGCtgccttcttctccattttag
- the LOC103716784 gene encoding pentatricopeptide repeat-containing protein At1g12620-like — translation MTAWIPSPLPFAIRTAIRTLDFLIDAMHHETSSRRRSLRCHGMASSAAFADEGLPLPESHKDTSGDELLHRFSEVAGKFPKTKPNPAPESGAKPLESDPFHYNTLMKVFSRAGNISEVLRLYHEMKQSSAKPNVRCYTTVINALVAANRPAKAEEVFGEMIDSGVEPDAAAYTIMVKLYSCYLKRFNSAYEVIRWMARRGCDPDVVTYSTLITGLSRAGRVTEAWGVLDQMLERKCTPNAHCYSPILQAYCSEGKIGAAKRLIESMQNIGCSADAVTYNILIDGLCKIGKFDEVESLLKDSVSKGWKPNAVTYNTYMNGLCKVRKADKAFEQLDIMLGKGLCPTTVTLNILLDSFCQDSSKVWDGKYTLERSSELGLEVDVVSYNIVMSRLCENEKWLGVLKLFTDMLKKGIRPDTQTFNILIYSLCKGGKFQKAICIFRSKGFVADIVTCNILIHEFYMAERINELCLLFSNLDVEKNAPDTVTYNTLVDCLCRNGKFLEAVDFVRSLEDGFPSEPVAHLTYWLVRGAKIGELLRVFEEMSKQGLVLDVRIFNFLIKAFCRIGSCQNGEIAKVSFILEKMLGIG, via the coding sequence ATGACGGCATGGATCCCGTCGCCACTGCCGTTCGCCATCCGCACCGCCATCCGCACCCTAGACTTTTTGATCGATGCGATGCACCACGAGACGAGCAGCCGGCGCCGATCCCTCCGCTGCCACGGTATGGCATCCAGCGCCGCCTTCGCTGACGAGGGGCTCCCGTTGCCGGAATCCCACAAAGATACCTCCGGCGACGAGCTCCTCcaccgattctccgaggttgcGGGGAAATTCCCCAAAACCAAACCCAATCCAGCTCCTGAATCCGGCGCCAAGCCCCTGGAATCCGATCCGTTCCATTATAACACCTTGATGAAGGTCTTCAGCCGGGCCGGCAATATCAGTGAAGTCCTCAGGCTCTACCATGAGATGAAACAGTCCAGCGCTAAGCCTAACGTTAGGTGCTATACTACAGTGATCAATGCCTTGGTGGCAGCGAATCGGCCAGCAAAGGCAGAAGAGGTGTTTGGGGAAATGATTGATTCAGGAGTGGAACCGGACGCTGCCGCTTATACTATTATGGTAAAGCTCTATTCTTGCTACCTCAAAAGGTTCAATTCGGCCTATGAAGTCATCAGATGGATGGCAAGGCGCGGCTGTGATCCGGATGTCGTTACCTATTCGACGCTGATCACGGGGCTTAGCCGGGCCGGGAGGGTCACTGAGGCATGGGGGGTGTTGGATCAAATGCTCGAGAGGAAATGCACTCCGAATGCTCATTGCTATTCTCCCATCCTTCAGGCTTACTGCTCAGAAGGAAAGATTGGTGCTGCCAAGAGATTAATAGAGTCAATGCAGAATATTGGGTGCTCTGCAGACGCTGTGACTTACAATATACTGATTGATGGGCTTTGCAAGATTGGAAAATTTGATGAGGTCGAGAGTCTTTTGAAAGATAGTGTGTCAAAGGGCTGGAAACCCAATGCTGTTACTTATAACACTTATATGAATGGGCTCTGCAAGGTAAGAAAGGCTGACAAAGCTTTCGAGCAGTTAGATATTATGCTTGGGAAGGGATTATGCCCCACCACTGTGACTTTGAATATTCTTCTTGATAGCTTCTGTCAAGATTCTTCAAAGGTTTGGGATGGTAAGTATACATTGGAAAGGAGCTCAGAATTGGGATTGGAGGTTGATGTTGTCAGCTACAACATTGTGATGAGCAGGCTTTGTGAGAATGAGAAATGGTTAGGTGTTTTGAAGCTCTTCACTGATATGTTGAAGAAGGGAATAAGACCTGATACACAGACTtttaatattttgatttatagcCTTTGCAAAGGTGGGAAGTTTCAGAAGGCAATATGTATCTTTAGAAGCAAAGGGTTTGTTGCTGATATCGTGACATGTAACATATTAATTCATGAGTTTTATATGGCGGAAAGAATAAATGAACTTTGCCTTCTGTTCTCAAACCTAGACGTGGAGAAGAATGCCCCAGATACAGTCACCTATAATACGTTAGTTGATTGTCTTTGTAGGAATGGGAAGTTTTTGGAGGCAGTTGATTTCGTTAGATCCCTTGAAGATGGGTTCCCATCAGAGCCAGTTGCACATCTAACTTATTGGTTGGTTAGGGGGGCAAAAATTGGGGAATTGCTAAGGGTGTTTGAAGAAATGTCAAAACAAGGACTGGTTCTTGATGTCCGGATATTCAATTTTTTAATCAAGGCTTTTTGCAGGATTGGCTCTTGTCAAAATGGAGAGATAGCAAAAGTCTCTTTTATTCTGGAAAAAATGCTAGGAATAGGATGA